CGCGGTGCTGGCGGGGGAGATAATCGCCCTCTGGGGGAACGGCGCTTTCATGCGGCCGAGGCCGTTCGATGAGGTCGTCTTCGCCGTCGCCGAGCACGACTCGGGCTGGAGGGAATGGGACTCCCGGCCGAAGATAAACCCGGAAAACGGTTACCCGGCGAATTTCATGGAAATGGAGCCCGGGGACCAGTACGAAATCTGGAAGGGCTCCTACCTCGGCCCCGCGCGGGGGCATCCGTATGCATCCTCGCTCATCGCGCTTCACTTCGACAGATTCAACGAAAAGTCGCTCGGCAAGAATCCGGAGAACAGCAAGGCGAAGCTGCTGGAACGCGAAATCGACGAGTTCGTGTCCGGCAATCTCGGCGTGGATCCGTCGGGGGATACGAGCTCCCTCCCTCCCGACGTGAAAATCAACCTCCGCTTCGTACAGGTGGGCGACATCATATCCCTCACGCTCTGCCACGGGTGGGAGGAGATGGAGATAAAGGACGTCCCCGTCGATTACGAGGGCGGCGCGGCGCTAGTTAAAATGGCATCGGCCGACGGATTTAACTTCACGATGGCCCCGTACCCGTTCACGGAGCCAGTTATAAAGTGCGGCGTCCCGGCCCTCCGCCTCCCCCGGAAGTCGTTTACGAGCGACGGCGATCTCAGGCGTGCGCTCAGGGACGCAGAGCCGCTCGCCCTTGATTTCACCATAGGAAAAGGCTAAACATTTAGAATATGGAAAGCGCCGCCTTCAAAGCCTTCGACGACGTGGACAGGCCGAGCCCGGGGCTGATAGACGACTGCGTCCACTGCGGCTTCTGTCTTTCGGCGTGCCCGACCTACCTCGAAACCGGCAGCGAGCTCGACTCGCCCCGGGGAAGGATCTATCTCATGAAAACGGCGGGCGAGGGGAAGATACCGCTCGCGGGCTCGCTCGTCACTCACCTCGACAAGTGCCTCGGCTGCCTCGCGTGCATGCCGGCGTGCCCGTCGGGGGTGCAGTACGGGAACCTCATCGAGGCGGGCCGCTCGCAGATAGAAAGGCGCTACGAGAGGCCGCTGTTCCAGAGGCTCTTCAGGTCGCTCATATTCTCCCTCTTCCCGTATCCCGGGCGT
This sequence is a window from Thermodesulfobacteriota bacterium. Protein-coding genes within it:
- a CDS encoding DUF3891 family protein; translated protein: MIRRKDSEGWILVSQHDHAVLAGEIIALWGNGAFMRPRPFDEVVFAVAEHDSGWREWDSRPKINPENGYPANFMEMEPGDQYEIWKGSYLGPARGHPYASSLIALHFDRFNEKSLGKNPENSKAKLLEREIDEFVSGNLGVDPSGDTSSLPPDVKINLRFVQVGDIISLTLCHGWEEMEIKDVPVDYEGGAALVKMASADGFNFTMAPYPFTEPVIKCGVPALRLPRKSFTSDGDLRRALRDAEPLALDFTIGKG